One window of the Rhipicephalus microplus isolate Deutch F79 chromosome 2, USDA_Rmic, whole genome shotgun sequence genome contains the following:
- the LOC142780661 gene encoding uncharacterized protein LOC142780661, producing MNEESTTTAWLPSYLLNRDPSSDEPGTTITLRQGRRRLLAACTAGGLLLSLALLTIPTVLFLAPYVRAARGEGDIKADVSAESRRDVDLEQLCEQPVPRLPFSAPTTNVVEMPIYEERLLLQRPVICVLQNKHFRQQFFYRAAFVPFEYCTYVVLQFFHVTKTNPSYRTSHDAAFLRSVVNASRKRYDILTQYSQTLLDSTFALHLTGLSAAPPLG from the exons ATGAACGAAGAGAGCACGACGACGGCATGGCTACCGAGTTACCTGCTGAACAGGGACCCGAGCTCGGACGAGCCGGGGACGACGATCACCTTGCGACAAGGGAGGCGCCGGCTGCTCGCCGCCTGCACCGCGGGCGGCCTGCTGCTGTCACTGGCACTGCTCACCATCCCCACCGTGCTGTTCTTGGCACCTTATGTCAGAGCGGCACGAGGCGAAGGAGACATCAAGGCCGACGTCAGCGCCGAGTCTCGCCGTGACGTCGACCTGGAGCAGCTTTGTGAACAGCCCGTACCGCGACTTCCCTTCTCAGCACCGAC AACCAACGTCGTAGAAATGCCGATTTACGAAGAGCGGCTGCTGCTGCAGAGACCCGTGATTTGCGTCCTGCAGAACAAACACTTCAGGCAACAGTTCTTCTATCGGGCAGCATTCGTGCCGTTCGAGTACTGCACCTACGTGGTCCTTCAGTTTTTCCACGTGACCAAGACCAACCCTTCGTATCGCACATCGCACGACGCCGCTTTTCTGCGCAGCGTCGTCAACGCATCGCGAAAACGGTACGATATACTGACccagtattcacaaacgctcctcgactcgactttcgccCTTCACTTGACAGGGTTGAGCGCTGCGCCGCCGCTCGGCTGA
- the Tango14 gene encoding transport and golgi organization 14: MAGDFVPGRPLRNLAMAVAGVFGYAVLLLMQYCVLAHMTTKYWLRKWRHRIEHASINAATGYASVVVIKERTHELADKPRNVGLLFLEEKIDLGVVAKVILWCLALGVESVSAYDVNGTLLNKLDTLKEITRNTLVDARYKKSAVEFVVARPEGEDDGCTESGQKEFTGVPVYVVTPIDGKGGLVAAFRKICDDCKLGIIDEKDITQEMLDKYIKAEYSGMPEPQLAMRFGGWGSVLGYPAWHINYSEILDLGSHRNVLLSEFIEVLEKYNKIEKRFGK, translated from the exons ATGGCCGGAGACTTCGTGCCCGGCCGACCCCTGCGTAATTTGGCAATGGCCGTGGCCGGTGTGTTCGGCTATGCGGTACTACTGCTGATGCAGTACTGCGTACTGGCGCACATGACGACCAAGTACTGGCTGCGCAAGTGGCGCCATCGGATTGAGCACGCGTCAATCAATGCGGCCACTGGCTATGCCTCCGTGGTGGTCATCAAGGAGCGGACACACGAGCTCGCCGACAAGCCCCGTAACGTGGGCCTGCTGTTCCTCGAAGAGAAGATCGACCTTGGGGTCGTGGCCAAGGTCATACTTTGGTGCCTGGCACTGGGGGTCGAGTCGGTGTCTGCCTACGATGTTAACG GAACTCTGTTGAACAAGTTGGACACGCTCAAGGAAATTACGAGGAACACGCTCGTAGACGCCCGCTACAAGAAGAGCGCCGTCGAGTTTGTTGTGGCCAGACCTGAAG GCGAGGACGATGGGTGCACTGAAAGCGGCCAGAAAGAGTTCACGGGCGTCCCCGTGTATGTGGTGACGCCGATCGACGGCAAAGGCGGCCTCGTTGCGGCGTTCAGGAAAATTTGCGACGACTGCAAGCTCGGCATCATCGACGAGAAGGACATCACGCAGGAGATGCTAGACAAATACATCAAAG CCGAGTACAGCGGAATGCCGGAGCCACAGCTAGCCATGCGTTTTGGAGGATGGGGCTCCGTTTTGGGCTACCCGGCGTGGCACATAAACTACAGCGAAATACT GGACCTGGGTAGCCACAGAAACGTGCTGCTGTCCGAGTTCATCGAAGTCTTGGAAAAATACAACAAAATAGAGAAGCGTTTTGGCAAGTGA
- the LOC119180148 gene encoding uncharacterized protein LOC119180148 — protein MHGQSDDVPILLGLGVDESDSSRFYHMVVANTVEVFVRAAMVHVNMDRLNGVHINWLYPGDRCGDMADKAGLVDILRKFRSLLPQPDYTITVSVSTRSANKNYDMQGVLDVVDYVVVQAPDWHTTIACHFNRTEVVAAMNRFSGATGLSQKFCYAMRLSASTFLTHSPALGARAHRRGSELRASNATGKAARFELCDASWTVDRAGSTKECTLATKREPMDGMTLTATYETVQNLKHRFDLSYADGIGGQCVAVYDLELDDYIGRCKRGFSPYLRVIAAEGIEQPNAKLYSKVS, from the exons ATGCACGGCCAGTCGGACGACGTGCCCATTCTTCTGGGCCTAGGCGTGGACGAATCGGACAGCAGCCGCTTCTATCACATGGTGGTCGCCAACACCGTGGAAGTGTTTGTCAGAGCTGCCATGGTGCACGTGAACATGGACCGTCTCAATGGCGTGCACATCAACTGGCTCTATCCAG GCGACCGGTGCGGTGACATGGCGGACAAGGCTGGCCTCGTGGACATTCTGCGGAAGTTCCGGTCTTTGCTTCCGCAGCCCGACTACACGATTACAGTATCCGTTAGCACTCGGTCGGCGAATAAGAACTACGACATGCAGGGCGTGCTTGACGTCGTCGACTACGTCGTGGTACAGGCTCCGGACTGGCACACCACCATCGCGTGCCACTTCAATCGAACAGAAGTGGTCGCTGCGATGAACAGATTTTCAGGGGCAACGGGCCTCTCGCAAAAG TTCTGCTACGCCATGAGACTCTCTGCCAGCACATTCCTGACACATTCACCGGCGCTGGGAGCCCGCGCCCACCGCCGGGGTAGTGAACTGCGCGCGAGCAACGCTACTGGTAAGGCAGCCCGGTTCGAGCTCTGCGATGCCTCGTGGACAGTGGACAGGGCTGGCAGCACAAAGGAATGCACGCTGGCCACCAAG AGGGAACCCATGGATGGAATGACACTGACTGCAACATACGAAACGGTGCAGAATCTCAAGCATCGGTTTGACCTGAGCTATGCGGATGGAATCGGTGGCCAGTGTGTGGCAGTCTACGACCTCGAGCTCGATGACTACATTGGCAGATGCAAGCGAGGGTTTTCACCTTATCTCAGAGTCATTGCTGCCGAAGGCATAGAGCAGCCAAATGCCAAACTTTATTCAAAAGTTTCATAA